The Clostridium sporogenes region TCATCAGCTATTGCCTTTATAAAGGAAGATATTTCATTAATTTCCTCTGATACAGTTATTATTTTGTCTATCTCTTGATTTAAATTCTGTTCATTAGTATGTATTTGTGATGCAGATGCTGCCAACTGTTCAATAGTAGCAGAGATTTCTGAAAGATTGTCTTCAAGATTATTAGACATAGTTCTCAATTTGTCTGCAACTTCCTGTGGCATAATTATGCAGAAAGAGCCTACAACTTTGTTTCCATTTTCCTCATCAAATAATGGATATCCTGATAAAGTTACAGGAACTCCATATTCTAAAGTTTTCACTTGTTCTAACTGTGGTTTTCCTGTTTTTATTACTTTACTTGCTATAAAATCCTCTTTAATTTCCTCTCCATATTTTATAGTTGGAACATCAAATTTTTCTGAAGATTGTATATCTACAATTTTATTTAAATCTGTTGTAAATAAGAATGCCCCCTCTGGGAACATTTCCCCTAGCATTGGGGCAAAACTTCCAAAGGATTTACCGATAGGATGTAATTTTGGTACTGCCATAGCAAAGGCTCCAACCACATTATCTTCCTCATCTACAATTGGAATTGAAGTAATAGTTAATCTTATTCCATAAGCAGAACGGTCAATATTTTGAGATAAAACTTTTCTTTGACGCATTGCAACAAGAGTAGTGCTATCACTACCCAATTTATTTCCTACACTAAGTAATTTAATATTAAGTGAATCAGAGGATTTTACCCATACTATAGTATCCCCTTCCATTATTCCAAATATAATTCCTCCTGGAACTGTATTTGCCTGCACTTCAGCTAATACCTTTAAACTTTCCAATTCATTTACTAAAATCATAATACGTCCTCCCTATATTAAAATGTTCATTACAAACACATAAAGTATTAAACAACTTATTTTTCATTATATTTGTATACTTTAATAATAAAAAATATTTTTCCCCAGTGATAATGATACTAATGTGTCACCTCTCTTTTTTATATATTTTGTTTGTATATTTTACACAATTCTACATAACATTAGTTATTCCTTCCTAATATTAGAGTGGTATCCATATATTATAGGGATTAATAGGGACAATTTACGTCCTTTATTTACTTTTATTTACAAACCAAATAATATATCGCTTAATTACAAAAGCATATTAAAATAGATTTAATTTTAATATAGTAAATATAAATAATACATGTAATAAACATATGAATAAGCTTTAGAGATTCTTAATTTGACGAAATTAAAAATTTTTGTGATTTCTTACAGGACGTGAGAAACCAGTAGTGAAGCCAGGGATGACGCCTCTACTGGTTAAAAAATTTTTAATGAAGTCAAATTTAGAACTTCTTAGCAAAATAAATTGCTTTATAAATGTATTATTTATATTTGCAGTTTTAAAATTAAATGTATTTTGAGACACTCTCTTTTCATTTAAAATATTTATATAATTATCTTTGCGCTTAATCAAGGTTTATATTCCATTGGTTTATTATTATCTGAACCCATTGCTTTTCCTGTATAAGTGCTTTAATCCTTATTTTTTGCAGATATAGATATACTTATTTTGGTTCCTATATTAACCCTACTTTTGATTTCTATGCTGCCTTTATGCTCTTTTATAATCCATTTTGCTATAGAAAGCCCTAAACCAGTACCTCCTTTATCTTTTGTTCTAGCCTTATCAACTCTATAAAATCTATCAAAAATATAAGGTATATCTTCCTTAGGGATCCCTGAACCTGTATCCTCAACTGTAATAACAACTTTATTTTTATTTATATGTGATCCAATAGTTATTTGCCCATTTTCAGGTGTAAATTTCAAACTATTATCTATAAATATTCGTAAAGCTTGCTTTAATAGCTTATAATCTGCAAAAATTAAAATATTGTTATTGCTTTCATTAATAATATTATGACTTGAATCTATTAATCTGGTTTCCCGTACGACCTCATCTAATAATTTATTTATATAAAACTCTTCTTTATAAATCTTTTGAGTTTTTTTATCAACTCTAGCTAAAAATAATAATTTTCCAACTAATTCCTTCATATTTTCTGACTCATCTTTAATAGCGGTAACAGCTTCTTCTAATACTTCTTTATCATCTTTACCCCATCTATAGAGCATATTTGCATATCCCTGAATAACTGCAATAGGGGTTCTAAGTTCATGGGAAGCATCTGATACAAAACGATTTTGATTTTCATAAGACTCTTCAATTCTATCAAACATATCATTAACTGTCTGCGTAAGTTCTCTTAACTCATCATGGGAACCTTTCACATTAAGACGTTTATCTAAATTTTGTACATTTATCTTTTTTATTGTATAAGCCATTTCATTTATAGGATCTACAACTTTTTTACCTATACGAGAACCGGATTTTATAATTATAATTATAATAAAAATATTAAGAACCCCTAAAATAATAAATGATACATGAAAATATTGATTTTCCTCTTGTAAATCCTTTATAACTTGTATATAATGTATTTCATTTTTCAACTCAAAACTTTTATTTAAAATAATTAATCTTTCTAGATTATCATTTCCTCTTATGATATAAGGTGAATTCTCTTTAAAATCCCCGTAATATTCTTTATTATCTTTATTGGTTGAATAGACAATGGTTTTATCCTTTTCCAAAATGCTTATGGATACATTACCTTTTTTAGAAATGCTATCTATTAATTTCTCTGGAACTTTTGAAGCATTTTTTATATTATCTAATACTATTTCTGTATACATATTTATGTTACTCTTAGCTTCTTTTATTAAGAAAGATCTAAATCCGAATAAAACTGTAAATGTAAATAAAAATAATAATATTGATATTATAAGGGTATACATAAAATTCAACTTAAAAGTAATAGAAAATCTTAGTCTTATTTTAAGTTTATTTAATAAAGTTTTAATAATTCTTGGAATTACTATTATTACTTTCTTTGTAATTATATAAGTATATTTAAAAATATCTCTAATAACCTTTATAAAACTCAGCTTCTTATTCATCTTTTAAAAGGTATCCCACTCCTCTAATTGTATATATGAATCTTTCACTATACTTATTATCAATTTTTGTTCTTAAATATCTGACATAAACATCCACCACATTAGTATCTCCAAAATAATCAAATCCCCATACTTTATCCAATATTTGTTGTCTATTTAAAGCAATATTTTTATTTTCCATAAAAAATTTTAATAAATCAAACTCAGTCTTTGTAAGATCTATGATTTGTTGATTATAGGATACAATGTGTTTATCTAAATCTAATTCTAATCCTTTTATAGAAATAGTATTAGAATGTTTTATTTCTAATTTTTTTCTCTTCAATGCTACTCTTATTCTAGCTAAAAGTTCTTCTATAGCAAAAGGTTTAGTAATATAATCATCAGCACCAGTATCTAATCCCATTACAATATCTGTGGTTTCGTCCTTAGCTGTTAACATTATTATTGGTATATCTGATATTTGACGTATCCTTCTACAAACTTCCATACCATTTAATTTAGGAAGCATTATATCTAATAATATTAAATCATATTTTCCATTTAAAGCTTTATCTAATCCTTCTCTACCGTCATATGCTTGCTCTATTTCATACCCCTCATATTGTAATTCTAGCTGAAGGAAACGAGAAATTTTAATTTCATCTTCTACTATAAGAATTCTTTCCTTATACTGTTTATCCATTTTAATTCCTCCAAAAATTATTCCACTTAATATAAAAAACTATTTATACAAATTATACCTTAATGAATAGCTTTAAATATTTGTTTTTAGTTAATATATTTTTATTATACAAAATATTCTTTAACTTGTATAAATTTATATACAATAAAAAAAGCTACCTGAAAATATATTTAGTTTTAATATAGTAAATATATTTTTTCAGACAACTCTTTTTACTCTTATAGAATAATTCTTAAATTTAAACCACAGTTTATTTAAAATTTATTTAATTATACACTTCTTTTTCTTCTGATAAATCATCAACTATATCATTAACTTTAGTTGATACTTTATTTAAAATATCATTAACCTTTGAGTCTTCTCCTGAATTTTTTTCTATTCTAATAGTATGCTTTGTTACTAAAGCAATTATAGTAGCCGCTATGGTAACTGGAAATGCTAAAGCAGCACATAATATAACCACATTAACTGGTACTTTTAATACAGTTTCTTCTTTTTTTCTGACTACAACTTTAGTTTTATTGCCTTTTCTAATTAACATCTTAATTTTATTAAAAAATTTACTCTCACATCCAAAATCCTCATTAACCTTTTTATTTTTTTCAAGATATACTAAAGCTTCTATAATATCACCATCAAATTTTTCTAATACCTCTTTTGCTTCTTCATAGCTTACGTTTGCTCTCTTTCTTAATAAGTCTATTTGTTCTAAAGACACATTCATTATAAAATCCCTCCATTTTTATTATATATGCTTAAGAAACTACATCTAACTAATAATTTCTTAACTCATATATTTACTTTATGTTTTTATTATATATGTTGAAAATTAGAAGGACTTTAATAAAAGATTAGAATTTGATTAGAAAATATACCTATACATACATAAATTGATTATCTTGTTCCTTACTCTAAAAACATTTTAAATGCTAATATACTTAAGCTCCCACAATGTGAGAGCTTAAGTATGTTATTATTTTAATTATTTAATTATTCTAATACGATCTTCTAATGGTTTATATTGTTTTTCATCTGGATTTACTACTGGTTTACCAAAAGGCATTTGGGCTATAAGTTTCCAGTTATTTGGTATATCCCATTCTTTTTTTACATCTTCTTTAATAAGTTCATTATAATGTTGCAATGACGCTCCAAAACCTTCTATTTCTAATGATGTCCAGATAACAAATTGATGCATTCCACTAGATTGTTGAGACCATATTGGGAAATTATCTTTGTATAGAGCGAATTGTTTTTGAAGATCTTCTACTACACTCATATCTTCAAAATATAAAATTGTTCCATAACCACTAGCAAAAGAATTTATTTTTTCTTCAGTGCTTTCAAATTTATCTTCAGGTACTATCTTTCTTAAAGATTCTTTTGTAATACTCCATAGTTTATCATGTTTATCTCCTAATAATAGTACAATTCTTGTACTTTGAGAGTTAAAAGCAGAAGGTGTATGCTTTACTGCATGTTCAATAACTTCCTTAATTCTATCATCTGAAACTACTGCTTCCTTACTAATTCCATAAAATGTACGTCTCTTTTCTATTGCTTCATAAAAATCTTTTTTCATTATTGATTCCTCCAATTTTATATATGATTTTGATTTCATCATTAAAAGGTAATTATATTTAATATGATATCTTATATTATAATATCCAAAATCATCATTTATATTTTCTAATTTTATTATTTGTATAAAACTATGTACGCTATTCTTAAATTTAAGTTATAAATAATAATATACATTTCTTTATCAGTTGGTTACTATTTGTAATTAACTTTGATCATATTATTTCATATATTTTCTTATTAGTCAATAATTATTTTTAATTAATTATTATTATCCATCCTATTTTCAATTTCTTTTAATAAATAAAGTTACAATTTCCATACCAATTTTTCTTGCCATTGATTAGTAATTCCCCCTCCCAATTGACTACAAGGGCTTCTACTGCTAAATGCATGCTGGATACAATATAAAAGACTATCTCAAAATTTAAATTAAGATAGTCTTTTATATTATCAATTAATATTATTAATTAATATTATTAATTGATTCTACTTTATTCATTGGGAACTCTTTCATAAGGGGAGCATTTAAATCTTCATTAAATAAATGAACAGCTGAAATTTGGCAATTTTCATAAGTATAATAATAATATGTAGCTGATTCACTACACATTGCAGAAGTATATAATGTATAATCACAAGCATTATCAGATTTTAAAACTGTTCCTTTAGAAATTTCACAATTAGACAATATATGAAATATACCATTTACTCCTTCAATTTCATTATCAATATCCACAATATTATTTTTTAAATAAACTGCCCTAACAAAGCGAGAGGGTGGAGTAAAATCTCCTGGTAATCCAAAAGTTCCAGACCCTTCGCTAAAAGCAGATAACTCTAAACCATCCCATGTAACATTATCAAATTGTTTAGCTCTCACTCCAATATATTGACGTAAATTACTTAAATGCCATTCAAAATTAGGACTATTTGTCATAACACCAATTGGATTATCAAATACCTCTAATCCCCTATATGTTCTTTCTATCACTATACTTTTACCAGATTTATCAGATAAAATCCAATGCAAGGGTGGAGCAAAATTTAATATAGACAATACTTTATTAATAATTACTACATTTTTCAATGATTTTTTTACTTCCTCTAAATTTTTAAATTGAGATAGTGCCCATAATACAAAATCATAACAAGCTATATTTTCTTTATTTTCAATATTTTCCTCCTCATACTTTGCAAATCCAGGGAAATAAAGAGTAGCACAGGTTAAACCTTTTTCATTCACACCATCAGCAAAAACGGGATGATTGTCTGTTACTACAGACATACCAATAAAAGCATATTTTGTACTTTTAACATTTTTATCTGTTATATTAGTCCATTTAAATTTTCTAGGAATTAAACGAACAGATTCATTAAACTTCACTGAAAAGTCCATTGTACGGCCAAACAAATTTTTATTATCCTTTGTTTTTAGAATTACGCTAGTGCACATAAATTAAACACGTCCTTTTAATTCCAATGTACTAACCAATACATTAGTTAATTTTTATAAGAAACAACATGCAATTATCTTCTTAAATATTATTTTTACAATAAATATAATATTTATTCTTGTAAAATATTTTTATATTTTTGTATTGTTAATATTAACTTATATCTATGTATTTTTTAATATATTATAAAATTATAAAAATAAAGAGTCTATCTCAAAATAGCTTTAATTTTGAGATAGACTCTTTATTTAGGTTTACTTTAGAAATATTTAAACCATTTTAACCATTCTATATAAATATTGCGAACAATACTTTTCCTCTTTTTCAAATTTATAATCTAACTTTTCATAGAATTTTCTTACATTTTTATCCTTAGCCAATAGTGAACAGCCTTTATAGCCTTCTTCCTTAGCAATTTTTTCTGCTAATCTCATTAACTCTTTTCCTATTCCAAGACCTCTAACCTCTTTATTAGTGGCCAAGTTAGCTATATAAAGTTCTCTTTTTCCGCCTTCTTCTAAACTCATTCCTCTAATAAAATCTTTTATAAATTTTACTTTTCCTTTAATTCCTTTAATCATAAAAAGCAATTTCAAACTAGTTTTAGCATCTAGCTGTGCTATCTCTTCACTATCTAAAAGAATTATAGCTCCACAGATTTTATCATTTAACTCTGCTACTTTTATATTTAAATAAGAATATCTAGATTCATCACTTAATACTAACAACTTAATCCTATTTAAAATTTCTTCTTTAGTCCCCTGGCCCCAAATATGATCTGGAAGATCTTCCGTATCATATATAAGACCAGTGATAATGGGGGCGTCCTCCTCCACTGCATCTCTTAATGTTAAGTTTTTCATAATTATCACTCTTTCATAAAATTTTCTTTTCAAATATATTTATATATATAATTATATAAGAATTTACTTATTTAATTAAGCCCCTGGAGTCATAACATAATAGTACTATTGTACTATTGTTATATTTTTACTAATTTATCCAATTGTTAGATTTGTACTTATTATACAAATGAGAAAATAAAATAGATTTAATTTTAATATAGCAAAATAAAGCATATACGTAATAAGCTTTATTAATTCTTAATCCAATGAAATTAAAAATTCAGCTAAAGTTTAACTTTAGCTGAATTTGTTTACACTTTATAGTATAAAACTTAATATAACAGCAAGATACTTGGTATCTTTGCCACTTTTGTCCTTAAGCTTTTGTAGACTCCGTAGGTATTTGATATACTAATCTATTTCAGCATAATATAAATCCTTCTTAGATAAACCATTTGCTTTAGCTCGTTTATTCCACACTAAAATTGAAGCCCCAATTTTCCAAGCATAACGTGGAATATTGGGAGATACGATTATATTTTTACCACTATCTAAAGCAGTTATCTTTTCCGTAATTTCATCAAGTGCTTTCCCTAAATTTTTACTTGGTCCTTTTCCCATTGGTAGTTTGGTAAGCGAACCATACATATCACCGGCGCCGCTTCCAAGAGCCTGACCCCATGTCAACCCTGCTTTTTTACACCAATGTTTCATCATATCAATGGCAATCTTTGAATGTTCACCCTCGTAAAAACCGCCATTAACAATTGTATAAATAACAGGTTTTTTGATAGACTTGCCTTTTACATAGCTTTCAATCTTAAACAATGAAGATAAAAAATGTGAAGGCAAAGCTCCCATGTATATTGGCAATGCAAAAATAACAGCATCAGCATCTAAAATTTTTTCTATTATCTCAGTAGGAAGGCACTGACTGCTAATATGGAATTCTTTTATTTGCGCATTTGATGATAACTCGGTCTTCAAATATTTTAAAAATAGCCCTGATGTACTTGCATTAGACTTAGGGCTTGCATTAACTAAAGATATTATCATAATTTCACTCCTTTCAAATTACTTGATGATGTACAAAACTTTATAATGGGCTTATTTTTTATGTTAAATTGGTGACTATTGTTTAACAAAAGTTGTTCTGCAGTTTCCTTTTCCTGTGGAGTTATATCTTCACCGTAAAAATATGCCTGGATTGTATTTATTCTTTTTTTGTATCGCATTTTATGTAAATTCATCCCATTACGTACTTCTAGATAAGGCAGCAAATATGATAGACTTCTATCAATGATACTTTTTACAAAAGGACTAAATCCACCGTAATAGCAACAGCTTATAATAACAACATCATCACAACAAGCAATTATTTTGCCTAATTGTATATATTTGTCATTTATTACACATTTCGTGGGCGTTTTTAGCCAACATCCATAACAGCCTAAACAGTTTGAAACTTCGTCTTTTGAGGAAATAACTATATCCTGGTTTTTCACTTGTACAATATCTTTAAAATTCTGTTCAGATAAATCGTGTATATATAACTTCATAGTTTAAACCTCCCAATTTAAATCATAGATAAAATATTATTAACAAGATTGACTGCATGCATAGAAATCAATGTAAATATTAATTTGTTTTTCCATATCCTTTATATCGTACTTATATATATCATTTCGATATAATTGACAATAGAAAACATATATTTAATTATTTCTCCAAATGAACAATCAATTCATTGCACCAAGTAATTATTGATTGAAAATAATGAATGCCACAAGTAATAGTAGAATATTCAAAATTGCGTGTTAAATTATAATTATTTTCTGCATAAACCTTATGCTCCTTTAATTGATCCAGATGTTGCTCTAAAACCTTAACAAATTCTTTTAAATTTTTAATTGCTACATCAATAGGCAAATACTTATAAAAATAAATATTTACCAGATAATTATGGTTTGCTTTTACAAACTCAATTGGTTGCTCAAGCCAGCAAAGAAAATTCTCTTTTCCCAAATCAGAAATAGTATATAGTTTTTTGAATTTACCATCTTCTATCGATTCACGATAAATAATATATCCTTTCTGTTCCATTCTCTTTAGAGCAGGGTATATGCTACCATAACTTGCATCAAAAAAGTAAGAAGTACACTCTACCATCCATTGTTTTAAATCATATCCGCTCATTTCTTTTTCCATAAGCATACCTAAAATTATATATTCTAACATAAGCATCTCCATAACATTTAGTTATATATCGATTTGATATATAGTTATTATAACAATAAAGTATTTATCTGTCAATAAAAATTCAGCTGAAGTAAAAACTCCAGCTAAACTCATTTACATTTTATAGTATAAAACTTAATATAATTAGTTCTACTAAACCTACTGCCCAAGCTATAGTAGTAGTAACTGACCATACTTTTATTTGTTCTTTTGCGTCTTTTATTCCAAGGGAACGGTTAACTACCCAGAAATAACTATCATTGAAATATGAGAATAAAAGTGATCCCATACATGCTCCAAGTGCTGCTAATATTGGGTTAACATTTGATGCTGCAACAATTGGTGCAGTTATAGAAGCTGCAGTTATCATGGCAACTGTTCCACTTCCTTGAATAAGTCTTACTAAAGAAGCTATTATAAAAGGTATTAAAACAACTGGCATATGAGAACCTGCAATTAATTTTGCTATATAATCTCCTGTACCACTATCACGAAGTACCATACCTAAAGCTCCTCCGCCACCGGTAACTAATATTATTATACCAGCAGATTTTATTCCTTTTTCCATTTCATTTATAACTTTTTCTTTATTTAGATTACCTGCTAGCCCATATATAGCTATTACAAGTCCAATTCCTACTGCAATTATTGGTGAACCTAAAAATTGAACCATATTAGTAAATCCGCTAGGAGTTATTGATTTTTGTTTAATTAAAACCTCTAATATAGTATTTATAAGTATTAATATTATAGGTGTTATAATTGGCGCAAAAGCCATAAATGTAGATGGTAATTCTTTATTATCCTCTTCATGTTCAAAATCATATACTGGTTCTTGATATTCTGGACGAATCCATTGATCTTCTTCTTCTCCTGGAATTTGGTATATTTTTTTCCCTATATACTTTCCATAAAACATACCAGCAATAGCCATAGGTATAGCTAAAGGAATTCCCCATAAAAGAAAATGTCCTACACTTACTCCAAATATTCCTGCAACCCCTACAGGACCAGGTGTTGGTGGTACTAAACTATGAGTAATTACGAGGCCTAATCCTAAAGATACGCCTAAAGAAACTACTGATTTTTTAGTTTTCTTAGAAATTGCTTTTGCAAGAGGTGCTAAAATTATAAATCCTGAATCGCAAAATATAGGTATAGATACAATAAATCCTGTTATGGCTAATGCTAATTCCTCTCTTTTTTTACCTAAGAATTTTATAAAAGTTTTAGCCATTCTTTCAGCTGCACCAGATACTTCAAAAATCTGACCCATCATTACACCAAAGCCTATAATTATACCAATGCTTCCTAAAGTTCCCCCAAAACCTTTAGATATAGATTCAATTATTTTATTAGGCGGCATTCCTCCTATAAGCCCAGTAGTAGCTGCTGAAATAATTAGTGCTAAAAATGTATGTATTTTAGTTTTAAGTATTAAAAAGACAAGTATACTGATTCCAATTATAAGTCCTAATATCATTTGATTTCCTGCTACTGTGTTTCCCATTATTCTTCCTCCTTTTGTTTGTAAAGGTATTCATTTGTATTTAAAAAACTAGTAAAATTTTTTATGTACATTTTTATATTTAATAAATTTATCACTAAGAAGTTAAAACTAAAATTCCAGTTTATATATTAGCCTAACGGATTCTTACCTCCATCTTCCCAAGGATGAAGATAAGAATCCCTAGAACTTGTCACAATTATTAATAAAATTTATTTTGTAAATTTAGGTGAATATTTAGCTGCTAAGATTATAGCTTCTACCATACTTACAGAACTAGCTATTCCTGTACCTGCTATATCAAAGGCAGTTCCATGATCTACTGAAGTTCTAAGTATTGGCATACCGTTTGTTACAGCAATAGTTCTTTCAAAATCTAATGTTTTTGTTGCTATATGTCCTTGGTCATGATACAAAGATAATACTGAATTGTATCTTCCCATAAGAGCTAAATGAAATACTGAATCTGCTCCTATAGGACCTTCTACTTTATACCCCATTTTTTGAGCTTCTTCTATAGCTGGAACAACAGCTTTCATTTCTTCATCCCCAAATAGGCCATGTTCTCCACTGTGAGGATTTAACCCTGCAACAGCCATTTTACCATCTTTTACTCCTAATTTTTCTAAAGCCTTTGAGCATCTTATTATATAATCTAATACTCTTTCTTTAGTTACTAAGTCACAAGCTTCTCTTAAAGAAACATGTCTTGTTAAGAAGAATACTCTCATTCCTCTAACTTCAAACATAGTAAGAGGATCTTCTGTATCTGTTAAATCTGCTAAAATTTCAGTATGACCAATATAATTTACATTACCTTCTCTTAAAGACTCTTTATTTATTGGAGTTGTAGCTATAGCATCTATTTCTCCTTCTTTAGCCATTTCTACAGATTTTTTTATATATTCAAAGGCTGCTTTTCCTGCTATACCTTGAACCTTACCTATTTTTAATTCATTTATATCTATATTATTTAAATCTACCAAATCTATAGTTCCTAAAGTAAACTTACCTTCATCTGCTTTTTTAATTGAATTTATATTTAAATTAACATTGCAGAATCCCATGGCTTGTTTAATTACTTTTGCATCTCCTATTAATATAGGATTACATTTTTCATAAACTTCTGCTTCAGTTAATGATTTTACTACTATTTCTGGTCCTACACCGGCTGGATCTCCTATAGGTATTCCTATTATTGGTTTATTATTAATCATATTTAGTCCTCCCTAGTCACAATTAATATTTTTAAGTAAATAATCTACACATAATTCCATTCCATCTTCTTTTCCTACCATTCCCCCTTTGCTTACAATTTTCATATCTGGAAATTCTCCTTCTATAAACTTGCCATAAGCAGCTAAAGGCATTACTTCATCCAAAAGTTCTAATCCTGCTGAATTAAATTTTCTAGAAATACTAACACTTATATCTCCTCCACTGCTAAATATGCCTTTTATAGATTTTATTTCTTTCATTATTCTATAACTTATTTCTGCTACTGCAGTATTCATTATTTGAGATAAAAATTCTTTTGTAGTATTCTGTTTTTTGGCTTCTTCATCTAAATTAATCCTTACTTCTTCATATAAAGAATCTAGTACTATACAAAATACATCATATAAATCTTTATTTTCTATAACTTCATTTGTTACTCTGTCTATTTCTTTGTGTTTTGTATTTACATCACTTAATATAGCTCTAGCATTTATATCTATCTTAAATATATCTCTATCTTTTGATATTCTTTCTAGTTGTGCTCTAGTAGTATCTGTTATACTCCCTATAGACATAAGCACCTTATTTTTATCCTTTTTACTTTCTTTATCTAAAACAACATGTTGCTTTATTACCTCTGCAGTAAAAGGACCTGGATCTACAGATATAAACTTAATCTTTGTATTTATTAATGCCTTTGATATAATTTCTAAATCATCGTTATCTAAAGCATCAAATATTATTAGCTTTTTACCCTGATCATAAAACTTTAAT contains the following coding sequences:
- a CDS encoding flavodoxin family protein, whose amino-acid sequence is MKLYIHDLSEQNFKDIVQVKNQDIVISSKDEVSNCLGCYGCWLKTPTKCVINDKYIQLGKIIACCDDVVIISCCYYGGFSPFVKSIIDRSLSYLLPYLEVRNGMNLHKMRYKKRINTIQAYFYGEDITPQEKETAEQLLLNNSHQFNIKNKPIIKFCTSSSNLKGVKL
- a CDS encoding PadR family transcriptional regulator; amino-acid sequence: MLEYIILGMLMEKEMSGYDLKQWMVECTSYFFDASYGSIYPALKRMEQKGYIIYRESIEDGKFKKLYTISDLGKENFLCWLEQPIEFVKANHNYLVNIYFYKYLPIDVAIKNLKEFVKVLEQHLDQLKEHKVYAENNYNLTRNFEYSTITCGIHYFQSIITWCNELIVHLEK
- a CDS encoding GntP family permease, which produces MGNTVAGNQMILGLIIGISILVFLILKTKIHTFLALIISAATTGLIGGMPPNKIIESISKGFGGTLGSIGIIIGFGVMMGQIFEVSGAAERMAKTFIKFLGKKREELALAITGFIVSIPIFCDSGFIILAPLAKAISKKTKKSVVSLGVSLGLGLVITHSLVPPTPGPVGVAGIFGVSVGHFLLWGIPLAIPMAIAGMFYGKYIGKKIYQIPGEEEDQWIRPEYQEPVYDFEHEEDNKELPSTFMAFAPIITPIILILINTILEVLIKQKSITPSGFTNMVQFLGSPIIAVGIGLVIAIYGLAGNLNKEKVINEMEKGIKSAGIIILVTGGGGALGMVLRDSGTGDYIAKLIAGSHMPVVLIPFIIASLVRLIQGSGTVAMITAASITAPIVAASNVNPILAALGACMGSLLFSYFNDSYFWVVNRSLGIKDAKEQIKVWSVTTTIAWAVGLVELIILSFIL
- the pdxA gene encoding 4-hydroxythreonine-4-phosphate dehydrogenase PdxA; this encodes MINNKPIIGIPIGDPAGVGPEIVVKSLTEAEVYEKCNPILIGDAKVIKQAMGFCNVNLNINSIKKADEGKFTLGTIDLVDLNNIDINELKIGKVQGIAGKAAFEYIKKSVEMAKEGEIDAIATTPINKESLREGNVNYIGHTEILADLTDTEDPLTMFEVRGMRVFFLTRHVSLREACDLVTKERVLDYIIRCSKALEKLGVKDGKMAVAGLNPHSGEHGLFGDEEMKAVVPAIEEAQKMGYKVEGPIGADSVFHLALMGRYNSVLSLYHDQGHIATKTLDFERTIAVTNGMPILRTSVDHGTAFDIAGTGIASSVSMVEAIILAAKYSPKFTK
- a CDS encoding four-carbon acid sugar kinase family protein, yielding MLNYVIIADDLTGANATGVLIKKLGLKPVTLMNSLKKDDLEKSYDTVLYSTDSRGVEKEDAYERVYQATEFFFNSNVNVYGKRIDSTLRGNIGSEIDGMLDALPKGTIAAVVPAFPDANRQAVGGYLLVNGKALENSDAAKDGKKPINSSIIEKLVKEQSKYEVASIYFEDIKEGCENLQKKILKFYDQGKKLIIFDALDNDDLEIISKALINTKIKFISVDPGPFTAEVIKQHVVLDKESKKDKNKVLMSIGSITDTTRAQLERISKDRDIFKIDINARAILSDVNTKHKEIDRVTNEVIENKDLYDVFCIVLDSLYEEVRINLDEEAKKQNTTKEFLSQIMNTAVAEISYRIMKEIKSIKGIFSSGGDISVSISRKFNSAGLELLDEVMPLAAYGKFIEGEFPDMKIVSKGGMVGKEDGMELCVDYLLKNINCD